One Bacillus sp. 1780r2a1 DNA segment encodes these proteins:
- the budA gene encoding acetolactate decarboxylase has protein sequence MSSSIYQKSTMVALLEGVYDGTITKEELSQKGDFGLGTFQALDGEMLAVDGDFYHLREGEAIKVHSKDILPFAVMTYFKGRTEINLDKVLTQKELEQQLEANMNSKNVFYAIKVEGAFQQVKTRTVAKQNKPYPPMTEVAESQPVFELENVKGTMVGFFTPAYVAGIGVPGYHFHFIDEYKTAGGHVLDVTVEDVKISLEEKTSLELDLDNTQCFRNADLDKEDIQKEIEEVE, from the coding sequence ATGAGCTCTAGTATTTATCAAAAATCTACGATGGTAGCACTCTTAGAGGGTGTTTACGATGGAACAATTACAAAAGAAGAGCTTTCTCAAAAAGGAGATTTTGGCCTTGGAACATTCCAGGCGCTAGATGGTGAAATGTTAGCGGTGGATGGGGATTTTTATCATTTAAGAGAAGGAGAAGCGATAAAGGTCCATTCAAAAGATATACTGCCATTTGCCGTGATGACGTATTTTAAAGGGAGAACAGAAATTAATCTTGATAAGGTGTTAACTCAGAAAGAGCTTGAGCAACAGCTAGAGGCTAATATGAATAGTAAAAATGTCTTTTATGCAATAAAGGTGGAGGGGGCTTTTCAACAAGTAAAAACAAGAACGGTAGCTAAACAAAACAAGCCCTATCCACCAATGACGGAAGTTGCAGAAAGCCAGCCTGTTTTTGAGTTGGAAAATGTTAAGGGAACTATGGTTGGATTTTTCACTCCAGCTTATGTAGCAGGTATAGGTGTGCCAGGGTACCATTTTCATTTTATTGATGAATATAAAACGGCAGGTGGTCACGTTTTAGATGTGACCGTTGAGGATGTAAAGATAAGTTTAGAAGAAAAAACATCGTTGGAGCTGGACCTTGATAATACCCAATGTTTTCGTAACGCAGATTTAGATAAAGAAGATATTCAAAAAGAAATTGAAGAAGTAGAATAG
- a CDS encoding XRE family transcriptional regulator yields the protein MEIGKKIKNLRLKKGLTQEELGERTDLSKGYISQLERDLSSPSLETFFSILEVLGCQPKEFFDQDTTVQKVVYKKEDYTNYCDEEKGYHIEWLVHESNEKEMEPIRLILERKGEFKEFEPSLSETFGYVLKGAVIVQIGQRTYEAKEGETIYFQAAEEHKMFNAYDGVTELIVVATESYL from the coding sequence ATGGAGATAGGTAAGAAGATTAAGAACTTACGTTTAAAAAAAGGGTTAACGCAAGAAGAGCTTGGAGAACGGACGGACCTTAGCAAAGGTTATATTTCACAGTTAGAGCGAGATTTAAGCTCGCCTTCTCTTGAAACGTTTTTTAGTATTTTAGAAGTGTTAGGTTGCCAACCAAAAGAGTTTTTTGATCAAGATACAACCGTGCAAAAAGTTGTATATAAAAAAGAAGACTACACAAATTATTGTGATGAAGAAAAAGGCTATCATATTGAATGGTTAGTTCATGAATCGAATGAAAAAGAAATGGAGCCTATTCGGTTAATTTTAGAACGAAAAGGTGAATTTAAAGAATTTGAGCCTTCCCTATCTGAGACCTTTGGCTATGTTCTAAAAGGAGCTGTTATTGTTCAAATTGGTCAGCGAACGTATGAAGCGAAAGAAGGAGAAACAATTTATTTTCAAGCTGCTGAAGAGCACAAAATGTTTAATGCCTACGACGGCGTCACTGAGCTTATTGTGGTAGCGACAGAGTCATATTTATAA
- a CDS encoding ABC transporter ATP-binding protein: MNDNQAIIRFENVTKQYDNDSIVLDSVSFEIERGKFYTLLGPSGCGKTTILRLIAGFTEASSGDIYFNGKKINSVPANKRQVNTVFQDYALFPHLNVFENIAFGLRIKKVKNAEVKERVSEALRFVNLEGYENREIKEMSGGQRQRVAIARAIVNQPEVILLDEPLSALDLKLRTEMQYELRELQRRLGITFIFVTHDQEEALAMSDEIFVLNKGNIQQSGAPTDIYDEPINRFVADFIGESNIIPGSMVEDFVVEFAGERFECVDKGFNPNEKVEIVIRPEDLEITDPEKGKIQVKVDSQLFRGVHYEICGYDKDGNEWLVHSTKKATVDEEIGLYFDPEAIHVMRFGETEEEFDKRLEAYGDETHAN, from the coding sequence ATGAACGATAATCAAGCGATTATTCGCTTTGAAAATGTAACAAAGCAATACGATAACGATTCAATAGTGCTTGATAGCGTAAGCTTTGAAATTGAGAGAGGGAAATTTTACACGTTACTAGGTCCATCAGGGTGTGGTAAAACAACTATTTTACGTTTAATTGCAGGGTTTACAGAGGCTTCAAGCGGAGATATTTATTTCAACGGTAAGAAAATTAATTCCGTACCAGCTAACAAACGTCAGGTTAATACCGTTTTTCAGGATTATGCATTATTTCCGCATCTTAATGTATTTGAAAACATTGCATTTGGATTACGAATAAAAAAAGTAAAGAATGCCGAAGTCAAAGAACGGGTGAGTGAAGCACTTCGATTCGTCAATCTAGAAGGATATGAAAATCGTGAAATTAAAGAGATGTCTGGAGGCCAACGTCAACGCGTGGCAATTGCTCGAGCAATTGTAAATCAACCGGAGGTCATTTTACTTGATGAACCACTATCAGCATTGGATTTAAAGCTGCGTACGGAAATGCAGTATGAACTAAGAGAGCTTCAGCGCCGATTAGGCATTACATTTATTTTTGTTACGCATGATCAAGAAGAAGCATTAGCGATGTCCGATGAAATCTTTGTACTTAACAAAGGGAATATCCAGCAAAGCGGTGCACCAACAGATATTTATGATGAACCTATTAATCGTTTCGTAGCAGATTTCATTGGAGAGTCAAATATTATTCCAGGAAGTATGGTTGAAGACTTTGTCGTAGAGTTTGCAGGAGAACGCTTTGAATGTGTGGATAAAGGCTTCAATCCAAATGAAAAAGTAGAAATTGTCATCCGTCCAGAGGATTTAGAAATTACGGATCCAGAAAAGGGTAAAATTCAAGTGAAAGTTGACTCTCAGCTGTTTAGAGGGGTCCACTATGAAATTTGTGGATACGATAAGGATGGAAACGAGTGGCTTGTGCATTCAACAAAAAAAGCAACAGTAGACGAAGAGATCGGTCTTTACTTTGATCCTGAAGCAATTCACGTTATGCGCTTTGGTGAAACAGAGGAAGAGTTTGATAAAAGGCTAGAAGCATATGGTGACGAGACTCATGCAAACTAA
- a CDS encoding ABC transporter permease: MQTKSRNIYLIPYLLFIALFVIAPIALVVYYSFFDIHNEFTFANYEKFFTPVYLKMTLSSFWYAFLITLFSLLIAYPTAYLLTKTRHKQLWLLLIILPTWINLLLKAYAFLGIFGTYGTINSFSEFLGFGTHQILFTDFSFVFVSVYIFIPFMILPIFNSLEELNPSLIYASRDLGASSWTTFRRVVFPLTLNGVKSGCQAVFIPALSLFMITRLIAGNRVITLGTAIEQHFLVTQDWGMGATIAVFLIIAMAIMMIATGTRKRGL, from the coding sequence ATGCAAACTAAGTCACGTAATATTTATTTAATACCTTATCTGCTTTTTATTGCTTTGTTTGTTATTGCACCGATTGCCTTAGTTGTTTATTATTCGTTCTTTGATATTCATAATGAGTTTACCTTCGCTAACTATGAGAAATTTTTTACACCAGTTTATTTAAAAATGACGCTCAGCTCGTTTTGGTATGCTTTTTTGATTACGCTATTTTCGTTACTAATTGCTTATCCTACAGCGTACTTACTAACCAAAACAAGACATAAGCAGCTATGGCTGTTGTTAATTATTTTACCGACTTGGATTAACTTACTGCTAAAAGCGTATGCATTTTTAGGGATTTTCGGTACGTACGGAACAATTAATAGTTTTAGTGAGTTTTTAGGGTTTGGCACTCATCAAATATTATTTACTGATTTTAGTTTTGTTTTTGTATCTGTTTATATCTTTATTCCATTTATGATTTTACCTATTTTCAACTCGTTAGAAGAGCTGAACCCTTCTTTAATATACGCATCCAGAGATCTAGGGGCTTCTTCATGGACAACATTCCGTCGCGTTGTATTTCCGCTCACATTAAATGGTGTGAAGTCCGGATGCCAAGCAGTCTTTATTCCTGCATTATCACTCTTCATGATTACTCGTCTAATTGCCGGGAACCGAGTAATTACGCTTGGTACAGCAATTGAACAGCATTTCTTAGTAACACAAGACTGGGGAATGGGAGCGACGATTGCGGTCTTCTTAATTATTGCGATGGCAATTATGATGATTGCAACTGGAACTAGAAAGAGAGGGCTATAA
- a CDS encoding ABC transporter permease, whose product MMKKWKWSNIYLILVFVILYAPIFYLMYYSFNSGGSMREFEGFTLQWYKEVFQDTRLLIIVLNTLIIALLSSVISTILGIIGALAIIYVKRRRIQNTLLTLNNVLIVSPDVIIGASFLILFTIVGIKLGFTSVLLAHIAFSVPIVVIMILPKLQEMSSTLIDAARDLGASRFQVLSKVILPFIAPGIFAGFFLALTYSLDDFAVTFFVTGNGFSTLSVEIYSLARRGVSLTINALSTLIFLFTVLLVVGYYFVSQRNLRTKGGGGEK is encoded by the coding sequence ATGATGAAGAAATGGAAATGGAGCAATATATATTTAATTTTGGTTTTTGTCATTTTATATGCGCCAATTTTTTACCTTATGTATTACTCATTTAATAGTGGGGGCTCAATGAGGGAGTTTGAAGGCTTTACATTGCAGTGGTATAAGGAAGTCTTCCAAGATACAAGACTATTAATTATTGTATTAAACACGCTTATTATTGCATTGCTTTCATCGGTGATTTCAACCATTCTTGGAATCATTGGAGCGCTTGCAATTATTTATGTAAAAAGAAGAAGAATTCAAAATACGCTGTTGACGTTAAATAATGTTCTCATTGTTAGTCCAGATGTCATCATAGGAGCTTCTTTTCTTATTTTATTTACGATTGTTGGGATTAAGCTGGGCTTTACATCTGTTCTGCTTGCCCACATTGCTTTTAGTGTACCAATTGTTGTCATTATGATTCTCCCGAAGCTTCAAGAAATGAGTTCAACTTTGATTGATGCAGCAAGGGATTTAGGTGCAAGTCGTTTTCAAGTATTGTCAAAAGTCATTTTACCGTTTATTGCACCAGGAATCTTTGCAGGCTTCTTTTTAGCACTAACTTATTCATTAGATGATTTTGCAGTTACGTTCTTTGTAACGGGAAATGGGTTTTCTACACTGTCAGTTGAAATTTATTCACTAGCAAGACGTGGCGTATCATTAACAATTAATGCATTGTCTACTCTGATTTTCTTATTCACTGTGCTATTGGTAGTGGGCTACTACTTTGTTAGTCAACGCAATCTTCGTACGAAAGGAGGCGGGGGTGAGAAATGA
- a CDS encoding ABC transporter substrate-binding protein — protein sequence MKQLMRSFIVIVAISLVLMYVVSQLNSAQGYSGDNTLTVYNWGDYIDPEIIDEFEEETGIKVIYQTFDSNEAMMTKIEQGGTTFDIAVPSEYAISKMKEEDLLLPVDHKQLPNLKHINPRFLNLSFDEGNRYSIPYFWGTVGVVYNKEMLNGKEITSWDDLWDPKLKNQILLADGAREVIGMGLNSLDYSLNDTDKKHLREAKEKLDTLTPNVKAIVGDEIKMLLANEEAAVGLVWSGDASEIMSENENLDYVVPEEGSNLWFDNMVIPKTANNIEGAHQFMNFMLDPKIAARNAEYVGYSTPNEKALDYLPEEVAKDERFYPDEALTEKLEVYDNLGKEMLGYYNELFLEFKMHRK from the coding sequence ATGAAGCAATTAATGCGGTCATTTATTGTTATTGTAGCCATTTCACTCGTCTTAATGTACGTTGTATCTCAGTTAAACTCTGCTCAAGGATATTCAGGAGACAATACTCTGACTGTTTATAACTGGGGGGACTATATTGATCCAGAAATTATTGATGAGTTTGAGGAAGAGACAGGGATTAAAGTTATCTATCAAACGTTTGATTCCAACGAGGCAATGATGACAAAAATTGAACAAGGTGGCACTACGTTTGATATTGCGGTACCATCAGAGTATGCCATTAGTAAAATGAAGGAAGAAGATTTACTACTTCCTGTAGATCATAAGCAGCTACCTAACTTAAAGCATATTAATCCACGCTTTCTGAACTTATCGTTTGATGAAGGAAATAGATATTCTATTCCTTACTTCTGGGGAACAGTAGGTGTTGTCTATAACAAAGAAATGCTAAACGGCAAGGAAATTACGAGTTGGGACGATCTATGGGATCCAAAGTTGAAAAATCAAATCCTTTTAGCTGATGGGGCACGAGAAGTGATAGGGATGGGACTTAATAGCTTAGACTATTCGCTAAATGACACGGATAAAAAGCATTTAAGAGAAGCGAAAGAAAAGTTAGATACGTTAACACCCAACGTGAAAGCAATTGTTGGAGACGAAATTAAAATGTTGCTAGCAAATGAAGAGGCAGCGGTAGGGTTAGTTTGGTCTGGTGATGCTTCAGAGATTATGAGTGAAAATGAGAATCTAGATTATGTAGTTCCAGAAGAAGGATCGAACCTGTGGTTTGACAATATGGTGATTCCTAAAACGGCAAACAATATTGAGGGAGCTCATCAATTTATGAACTTTATGTTAGATCCGAAAATTGCAGCTCGAAACGCTGAATACGTGGGGTACTCAACACCAAATGAAAAAGCGTTAGATTACTTACCTGAGGAAGTTGCAAAAGATGAACGTTTCTATCCAGATGAAGCATTAACTGAAAAGTTAGAGGTTTACGATAATCTAGGAAAAGAAATGTTAGGTTACTACAACGAATTGTTTTTAGAATTTAAAATGCATAGAAAATAG
- a CDS encoding acyltransferase: MKKQQIESIYFLRLFAMMMVVLVHVTAAYASVLPYSGDAYQKYHFINRIIRIEAGIFIVITGLVFFYSYIKKPLTKELWKSYYTRRVTYILIPYIIWALIYEAYSIYVGAREFNATEILLRILKGESYYQLHFIFLIVQIYLVLPVFVWIAQKFTFFRRYMWLFGVVLQLVYLQLNSMYGLVSFTLFISSLSTFLLGAWIGVYYNEQKAKSTNKSTIVLLIVALIAGAVVSSLHYYVYTVKTLYLSGVMYEVINTFYLVLGSYVAFRIGEILAAKLPRRAVITVRNIAMYSFGFYLIHPLVLNIVSGFVPAHSNQLFHIEMLIRYILTLTLCYLIIWACHRFLPFANLLYGKLPKKAVFLYKREAQ; encoded by the coding sequence GTGAAGAAACAACAAATTGAATCAATTTACTTTTTAAGATTATTTGCCATGATGATGGTTGTACTTGTACACGTAACGGCAGCGTATGCAAGCGTCCTTCCATATAGCGGAGATGCGTACCAAAAGTATCACTTTATCAATCGCATTATTCGGATAGAAGCGGGAATCTTTATTGTAATTACAGGACTCGTATTCTTTTATAGCTATATTAAGAAGCCGTTAACAAAAGAGTTGTGGAAAAGTTATTATACGAGACGAGTTACATATATCCTTATACCATATATTATCTGGGCATTGATTTATGAAGCATATTCAATTTACGTAGGTGCAAGAGAATTTAACGCAACAGAAATTTTGCTACGCATTTTAAAGGGTGAATCGTACTATCAACTGCACTTTATTTTCTTAATTGTGCAAATTTATCTTGTTTTACCTGTTTTTGTATGGATTGCTCAAAAGTTTACTTTTTTTCGCCGCTATATGTGGTTATTCGGAGTCGTCCTACAGTTAGTTTATCTTCAATTAAATTCAATGTACGGCCTGGTATCATTTACTTTATTCATTAGTTCGTTATCTACTTTCCTATTAGGAGCATGGATTGGCGTTTACTATAATGAACAGAAAGCAAAAAGCACCAATAAATCTACGATTGTGTTGCTAATTGTTGCGCTAATTGCAGGAGCAGTCGTCTCTTCTTTACATTATTATGTGTATACAGTTAAGACACTTTACCTATCGGGAGTTATGTACGAGGTCATCAATACATTTTATCTCGTATTAGGTAGCTATGTAGCCTTCCGTATCGGAGAGATTTTGGCCGCAAAACTTCCTAGAAGAGCAGTTATTACAGTTCGAAATATTGCAATGTACTCTTTTGGTTTTTATTTAATTCATCCTTTGGTGTTAAATATTGTCTCTGGATTTGTACCAGCACATAGTAATCAATTATTTCATATTGAGATGCTAATTCGTTATATATTAACTTTAACTCTATGTTACCTTATTATCTGGGCTTGTCATCGGTTTTTACCGTTTGCAAATTTATTGTATGGAAAGCTTCCAAAGAAAGCTGTATTTTTATATAAGCGTGAAGCACAATAA
- a CDS encoding D-alanine--D-alanine ligase — translation MKIKLGLLYGGKSAEHKVSLQTALAVTKAINHDKYEVHPIYITETGEWVRGTKLMGPLETVNELEISNSGTVISSVSLNTNMFALSDVKNEETLDVIFPLLHGPNGEDGTVQGLLELLNLPYVGNGVLASAAGMDKVVMKQLFSQAGLKQVKYEYFIRKEWDENREASYEAVEKNLGYPCFVKPANLGSSVGISKCDNRNELEAAFEEAFQFDRKIIIEEAAIGREVEIGVLGNDDPSCSVVGEILPKAAFYDYKAKYEDGSTGLAIPAEISQETYVEMKELAIKAFKAIDGSGLVRADFFLTKEGELIINEVNTMPGFTPFSMFPLLWKHAGVEYPVLIETLVDLALQRHDEKQKIKHTM, via the coding sequence GTGAAAATTAAGCTTGGTCTTTTATACGGGGGAAAATCCGCTGAACATAAAGTATCTCTACAAACAGCTTTAGCAGTAACAAAAGCAATTAACCATGATAAATACGAAGTGCATCCAATTTATATTACTGAAACAGGCGAATGGGTTCGCGGTACAAAATTGATGGGTCCACTTGAAACAGTCAACGAACTTGAGATTAGTAACAGTGGTACGGTTATTTCATCCGTATCTTTAAATACAAATATGTTCGCTTTATCCGATGTGAAAAATGAAGAAACGCTTGATGTAATCTTCCCACTTCTACACGGTCCAAACGGTGAAGATGGAACAGTCCAAGGGCTGTTAGAACTATTAAACCTACCTTACGTAGGGAACGGAGTGTTAGCATCTGCAGCAGGGATGGATAAAGTCGTGATGAAACAACTTTTCTCTCAAGCAGGTTTAAAGCAAGTAAAATACGAATATTTCATTCGCAAAGAGTGGGATGAGAACCGTGAAGCATCATATGAAGCTGTTGAGAAAAACTTAGGGTATCCATGTTTTGTCAAGCCAGCGAACTTAGGTTCAAGCGTTGGTATTAGTAAATGTGATAATCGTAACGAATTAGAAGCAGCATTTGAAGAAGCCTTCCAATTTGACCGTAAAATTATTATTGAAGAAGCGGCAATTGGACGCGAAGTGGAAATTGGTGTATTAGGTAATGATGATCCATCTTGCTCAGTTGTTGGAGAAATTTTACCAAAGGCTGCTTTCTATGACTATAAAGCGAAGTACGAAGATGGTAGCACGGGTCTTGCTATTCCGGCTGAAATTAGCCAAGAAACGTATGTAGAAATGAAAGAATTGGCAATTAAAGCATTTAAAGCAATTGATGGCTCAGGGCTTGTTCGTGCTGATTTCTTCTTAACAAAAGAAGGCGAGTTAATTATTAATGAAGTAAATACAATGCCAGGATTTACACCGTTTAGCATGTTCCCGTTACTATGGAAGCATGCAGGTGTTGAATATCCAGTGTTAATTGAAACATTAGTAGATTTAGCGCTTCAGCGTCATGATGAAAAGCAAAAAATTAAACATACGATGTGA
- a CDS encoding UDP-N-acetylmuramoyl-tripeptide--D-alanyl-D-alanine ligase codes for MINRKLKDVVKMIPNSSLAHGDEKVHIKGVSIDTRTLQPENLYVPIKGDRFNGHDFVEKAIEAGAVATLWNKNEKDIPQNVPVILVDDTLEALQKLAKAYRHELAVKVVGITGSNGKTTTKDMVDAVLSTTYKVLKTAGNFNNHIGMPLTILRLEEDTDIAVLEMGMSSRGEIEFLSNLAEPDVAVITNIGESHLQDLGSREGIAEAKLEITSGLSEQGQFIFNGDEPLLTSRVNNPKFKVITFGSSPNNDLSLTNMTREEHGTTFFVSRETQKFFIPVLGEHNAHNAMAAIAVGRYFNLSDETIAQGLAELKLTNMRMELVKAKSGLTFINDAYNASPTSMRAAIKLIHEINGYNKKILVLGDMLELGDQEIQFHNEIGKFIDPAAVEYVFTYGPLSKEIASGAQENFQEGKVLHFDDKDTLADHLQSVSSSNDIVLVKASRGMKLEEVITKVMSK; via the coding sequence ATGATTAATCGAAAGCTAAAAGATGTAGTGAAGATGATTCCAAACAGCAGCTTAGCTCATGGTGACGAAAAGGTTCATATTAAAGGGGTTTCAATTGATACAAGAACATTGCAACCAGAGAATTTATATGTACCAATTAAAGGTGATCGATTTAATGGCCATGACTTTGTTGAAAAAGCAATTGAAGCAGGTGCTGTGGCAACTTTATGGAATAAAAATGAAAAAGATATTCCGCAAAATGTACCTGTCATTTTGGTAGACGATACGCTTGAAGCCCTACAGAAATTAGCAAAAGCATATCGTCATGAACTAGCTGTAAAAGTTGTAGGAATTACGGGAAGTAACGGGAAAACAACAACAAAAGACATGGTCGATGCCGTTTTATCGACAACGTATAAAGTTTTAAAAACAGCAGGGAATTTTAACAATCACATCGGCATGCCATTAACAATCTTACGCTTAGAAGAAGATACGGATATTGCTGTTCTGGAAATGGGAATGAGTAGCCGCGGTGAAATTGAGTTTTTATCGAATTTGGCTGAGCCTGATGTTGCGGTCATTACAAACATCGGGGAATCTCACCTCCAGGATTTAGGTAGCCGAGAAGGAATTGCTGAAGCAAAACTTGAAATTACAAGTGGTCTATCAGAGCAAGGACAATTTATCTTTAATGGTGATGAACCTCTTTTAACAAGTCGAGTAAACAATCCAAAGTTTAAAGTTATTACGTTTGGAAGTTCACCAAATAATGACCTTTCTTTAACGAATATGACAAGAGAAGAACATGGAACGACATTTTTCGTTTCACGTGAAACACAAAAGTTTTTCATTCCTGTATTAGGTGAGCATAATGCACATAATGCGATGGCTGCTATTGCTGTGGGTCGCTACTTTAACCTGAGTGATGAAACAATTGCACAAGGGTTAGCTGAATTAAAGCTGACAAATATGCGAATGGAATTAGTGAAAGCTAAGAGTGGTTTAACGTTTATTAACGATGCGTATAATGCAAGTCCAACATCAATGAGAGCAGCGATTAAGCTAATCCATGAGATTAATGGTTATAATAAAAAAATCTTAGTGTTAGGAGATATGCTCGAACTTGGTGATCAAGAAATACAATTTCATAATGAGATTGGGAAATTTATTGATCCTGCTGCAGTGGAATATGTATTTACATACGGTCCGCTAAGTAAAGAGATTGCTTCAGGAGCACAAGAGAATTTTCAAGAAGGAAAAGTTCTTCATTTTGACGATAAAGATACGTTAGCAGATCATTTACAATCTGTTAGCTCTTCAAATGATATTGTATTGGTGAAAGCATCTCGAGGTATGAAGCTTGAAGAAGTAATTACTAAAGTCATGTCGAAATAA